In a genomic window of Pedobacter sp. KBS0701:
- a CDS encoding class I lanthipeptide, which translates to MKKVNLSEKVQLDKEIISKLSEDQLKEIEGGNAAELSCWSDSCKNNTKASLEEEFGG; encoded by the coding sequence ATGAAAAAAGTTAATTTATCAGAAAAAGTACAATTAGACAAAGAAATCATTTCAAAATTGAGCGAAGATCAATTAAAAGAAATTGAAGGTGGAAACGCAGCTGAATTATCATGCTGGTCAGATTCTTGCAAAAACAACACTAAAGCTTCTTTAGAAGAAGAATTCGGTGGATAG
- the thiH gene encoding 2-iminoacetate synthase ThiH, protein MKSFNEVFESYNWDDTKASIYDKTAADVERALSNQQRTLEDFKALISPAALPYLEDMAQISQRLTLDRFGRVIQMYIPLYLSNECNNICTYCGFSYDNKVRRRTLNPMEIMQEVAVIKGMGYDHVLLVTGEANQSVHTDYFKKVLDLISPHFAHISMEVQPLDVADYETLIPHGLNTVLVYQETYHQDDYRKHHPKGKKSNFLYRLETPDRLGQAGIHKMGLGVLIGLEDWRTDSFFTALHLSYLEKQYWQSKFSISFPRLRPFSGGLEPKVVMNDKELVQLICAYRLFNSEVELSISTRETQAFRNQVIKLGITAISAGSKTNPGGYEVEPQSLEQFEISDERSAQEIAAMIRKQGYEPIWKDWDRSLISKSC, encoded by the coding sequence ATGAAGAGTTTTAACGAGGTATTCGAATCCTACAATTGGGACGATACCAAAGCCAGTATTTACGATAAAACAGCCGCCGATGTAGAACGGGCTTTAAGTAATCAGCAACGGACGCTGGAAGATTTTAAAGCACTGATCTCCCCGGCTGCATTGCCCTATCTCGAAGATATGGCGCAAATCAGTCAGCGTTTAACTTTAGACCGTTTTGGCCGCGTAATCCAGATGTATATTCCGCTTTATCTCTCCAACGAGTGTAATAATATATGCACTTATTGTGGTTTCAGTTACGATAATAAAGTACGCCGGAGAACGCTTAACCCCATGGAAATTATGCAGGAAGTGGCCGTAATTAAGGGTATGGGCTACGATCATGTACTGCTGGTAACAGGTGAAGCTAACCAAAGTGTTCATACCGATTATTTTAAAAAAGTATTGGACTTGATTAGTCCGCATTTTGCCCATATTTCGATGGAAGTGCAGCCTTTGGATGTAGCTGATTATGAAACCCTGATTCCGCATGGCTTAAATACCGTACTGGTTTACCAAGAAACCTACCACCAGGACGATTATCGTAAACACCACCCCAAAGGCAAAAAATCGAACTTTTTATACCGTTTAGAAACCCCTGACCGCTTGGGCCAGGCAGGTATCCATAAAATGGGATTGGGTGTGCTCATCGGTTTGGAAGACTGGCGTACCGATTCGTTTTTTACGGCCCTGCACCTATCCTATCTTGAAAAACAGTACTGGCAGAGTAAATTCAGTATCTCTTTCCCGAGGTTACGTCCTTTTAGTGGCGGTTTGGAACCAAAAGTGGTGATGAACGATAAAGAACTGGTACAACTGATTTGTGCTTACCGCTTATTTAACAGCGAAGTAGAATTGTCTATTTCTACCCGCGAAACGCAGGCATTCAGAAATCAGGTAATTAAATTGGGGATCACTGCCATTAGTGCAGGTTCTAAAACCAATCCCGGGGGTTATGAGGTAGAACCACAATCGTTAGAGCAGTTCGAAATATCCGATGAACGTTCGGCACAGGAAATTGCAGCGATGATTAGAAAACAGGGTTATGAGCCAATTTGGAAAGATTGGGATAGGAGTTTGATCAGTAAATCATGTTAA
- a CDS encoding outer membrane beta-barrel protein — MKMRKKTYVPHLTFLSLFILSSINFANAQGKIKGRVIDDKKKGIPYSSVALWNAGGSALVKGAITDLEGLFTVETKPGEYTLILSNMGFVKSTKKIVVTADKDLELGEITLNTDVQNLQEVKIVGNKSFIQQKTDRIILNVGESVLAAGNDAYSIIGMAPSVQMTNGNISMEGKSNVLIILDGKKIPNATLSNILSSIPGDQIDRIELITNPSSRYDASASGGVIEIYTKRSKKIGWTANTGGNLSQGYRFGGGANAGIRIGAPKYDFTLNGNYGKRGHIEKGYDNRVLFQGINRVGDFNQTVDISDGASADGSINASLNYYINKKNTIGADYTFVKAHMYGKGDVNALISQPNSSSRINTFNDLDLTVDFANYAIFYKLDLDTLGANLLLTGNYTNYISNQNQQFNQDKFDNGAATPEFSLFRNRASSNYDIYTTSLDYTQNINPALKLESGLKYTYTSNNSHQNPANFMNNQWQEAGGIFNNLGYQEQIPAAYLNLNYEAGKFNFQAGLRGEYTQYKVVMGLDSNYFNLFPNIRADYKVTKNYTTSLAYAKTINRPSYDDLIPYELYIDNYTLTKGNALLRPEYQHAFTWSNLYKKYSLRFGYTQTEDAIMSTILYDQNTLKFIKTKANFLKNHLVSASFGFPIKFASWWNANNRLSGYYQNIRFPDPVTNAKIMIREKYYFTISSNHTFKISPTVSAELSASYESPTISGLYDYEGYSNVTAGIRKKIFKNQGFIKFDVSDIFYKNNQLLSTNIVPLITESIHRVDTRRARIAFGYNFGKIGKDRRVQTNGNSDELGRLKL, encoded by the coding sequence ATGAAAATGAGAAAAAAAACCTATGTCCCGCATTTAACTTTCCTATCCCTTTTTATATTATCAAGCATTAATTTCGCAAATGCGCAGGGAAAAATAAAAGGAAGGGTTATCGACGACAAAAAAAAAGGTATTCCCTATTCTAGTGTTGCATTGTGGAATGCCGGGGGGAGTGCACTGGTAAAAGGTGCAATTACCGACCTGGAAGGACTATTTACAGTTGAAACAAAACCCGGCGAATACACGCTTATATTAAGCAATATGGGCTTTGTTAAGTCGACAAAAAAAATTGTAGTTACCGCCGATAAAGATTTAGAATTAGGCGAAATTACCCTGAACACTGATGTTCAGAACCTGCAGGAAGTCAAAATTGTAGGGAACAAATCTTTTATACAGCAAAAAACAGATCGCATTATATTAAATGTTGGCGAAAGTGTGCTTGCTGCGGGCAACGATGCCTATAGCATTATTGGTATGGCACCTTCTGTACAGATGACCAACGGCAACATCTCTATGGAGGGGAAATCGAATGTTTTGATTATTCTCGATGGAAAAAAAATACCTAATGCAACCTTATCTAATATTTTAAGTTCTATACCCGGTGATCAGATTGACCGTATAGAGCTGATTACAAATCCATCATCAAGATATGATGCAAGTGCCAGTGGGGGTGTTATTGAGATTTATACCAAACGAAGCAAAAAAATAGGCTGGACAGCAAATACCGGCGGTAACCTCAGCCAAGGTTACAGGTTTGGAGGTGGTGCAAATGCCGGCATAAGAATCGGTGCGCCCAAATACGATTTTACCTTGAACGGCAATTATGGAAAACGTGGCCATATCGAAAAAGGTTATGACAACAGGGTGTTGTTTCAGGGCATAAACCGTGTAGGTGATTTTAACCAAACAGTAGATATTTCCGACGGTGCCTCTGCTGATGGGAGTATTAACGCCAGTTTAAATTATTATATCAATAAAAAGAACACCATTGGTGCCGATTATACCTTTGTAAAAGCACACATGTACGGAAAAGGGGATGTAAATGCACTGATCAGTCAGCCTAACAGTTCCAGTAGGATCAACACTTTTAATGATTTAGATCTTACCGTTGATTTTGCCAATTACGCTATTTTTTATAAACTCGATCTCGACACTCTAGGCGCTAACCTGTTGTTAACAGGCAACTATACCAATTACATTAGCAATCAGAACCAACAGTTTAATCAGGATAAATTTGACAATGGAGCTGCAACGCCAGAGTTTTCACTATTCAGGAACAGGGCATCATCCAATTACGATATCTACACAACCTCATTAGATTATACACAAAACATTAATCCGGCACTAAAACTGGAAAGTGGTTTAAAATATACTTACACCAGTAATAACAGTCACCAAAACCCAGCTAATTTCATGAATAACCAGTGGCAGGAAGCCGGTGGTATTTTTAACAACCTTGGTTATCAGGAACAGATACCTGCAGCTTACCTCAACCTGAATTACGAAGCAGGCAAGTTTAATTTTCAGGCGGGTTTAAGGGGCGAGTACACACAGTACAAGGTGGTAATGGGCTTAGATTCTAATTATTTTAACCTCTTTCCCAACATCAGGGCAGATTATAAGGTCACTAAAAATTATACCACATCACTGGCCTATGCAAAAACCATTAACCGTCCATCTTACGATGACCTGATTCCATACGAGCTTTACATCGATAACTACACCCTTACCAAGGGAAATGCCCTGCTCAGGCCAGAGTATCAACATGCCTTTACCTGGTCTAACTTATACAAAAAATACAGCCTTCGTTTCGGATACACCCAAACCGAAGATGCTATTATGAGCACCATTTTATATGATCAGAACACTTTGAAATTTATAAAAACAAAAGCAAATTTCCTGAAAAACCACCTGGTAAGCGCCAGTTTTGGTTTCCCCATTAAGTTTGCTTCCTGGTGGAACGCTAATAACCGCCTATCAGGCTATTATCAGAACATCCGTTTTCCTGATCCGGTAACAAATGCCAAAATTATGATCAGAGAGAAGTATTATTTTACCATTAGCTCGAATCATACCTTTAAAATTTCACCAACCGTTTCCGCTGAGCTGTCTGCATCGTACGAATCGCCAACCATTTCGGGACTTTACGATTACGAAGGATATTCGAATGTAACCGCAGGGATCAGAAAGAAAATATTTAAAAACCAGGGCTTTATCAAGTTTGATGTAAGTGATATTTTTTACAAGAACAATCAACTCCTATCTACCAATATTGTTCCCTTAATAACAGAAAGTATACACCGTGTAGATACCAGAAGAGCCAGAATTGCCTTTGGCTACAATTTTGGAAAGATTGGTAAAGACAGACGCGTACAAACAAACGGTAACAGCGATGAGCTGGGTAGGTTAAAATTATAA
- a CDS encoding thiazole synthase has protein sequence MLTIADQTFSSRLFTGTGKFSSAKEMENALIASASELVTVALKRVDLKGKEDDILHHLKYPHINLLPNTSGVRNAKEAVFAAQLAREALETNWIKLEIHPDPKYLMPDPIETLKATEELVKLGFVVLPYIHADPVLCKRLEDVGTAAVMPLGSPIGSNKGLRTIDFLEIIISQSRVPVIVDAGIGAPSDAAKAMEIGADAVLVNTAIAIAKDPTNMAIAFKMAVEAGRMAFESKLGGQQHYAAASSPLTAFLDEEF, from the coding sequence ATGTTAACCATAGCAGATCAAACTTTTAGCTCCCGCCTTTTTACCGGAACCGGAAAATTCAGCTCTGCCAAAGAGATGGAAAACGCCTTAATTGCCTCGGCTTCCGAACTGGTTACCGTAGCGCTTAAACGTGTCGATTTAAAAGGTAAGGAGGACGATATTCTCCATCACCTTAAATATCCGCACATCAATTTATTGCCCAATACTTCTGGCGTACGTAATGCAAAAGAAGCTGTTTTTGCAGCTCAACTGGCGCGCGAAGCTCTGGAAACCAATTGGATCAAACTCGAAATCCACCCCGATCCGAAATACCTCATGCCCGACCCGATTGAGACCTTAAAAGCCACTGAAGAACTGGTTAAACTCGGTTTTGTAGTGCTGCCTTATATCCATGCCGATCCTGTTTTATGTAAACGTTTGGAGGATGTGGGTACCGCTGCGGTGATGCCTTTGGGCTCGCCGATTGGTAGCAATAAAGGGTTACGCACCATCGATTTTTTAGAGATTATTATTAGCCAAAGCAGGGTTCCGGTAATTGTAGATGCAGGCATTGGCGCACCTTCTGATGCGGCCAAGGCGATGGAAATTGGTGCCGATGCAGTTTTGGTAAACACGGCTATTGCCATTGCAAAAGACCCGACCAATATGGCCATTGCCTTTAAAATGGCCGTTGAAGCTGGCAGAATGGCTTTTGAATCTAAACTGGGCGGTCAGCAGCATTATGCCGCAGCCAGCAGCCCCCTAACCGCATTTTTGGATGAAGAGTTTTAA
- a CDS encoding thiamine phosphate synthase yields MELIVISKPTVFKEESSLINLLFEAGLQVFHLRKENVDEAAYRKIIEGISPEYHSRIALHHFHSLAKDYNINRIHHTESFRKERNNGELPENKIFSTSIHHLADREQIGQYDYSFFGPVFNSLSKPGYQGVIPPDFRLEKQQSTLKIIALGGIGLTEIDLVKEMNFDGVALLGSIWNDLSQALTTFKKARAKCLAYTQNLTIQQ; encoded by the coding sequence ATGGAACTGATTGTAATCTCTAAACCGACCGTTTTTAAAGAAGAAAGTAGCCTGATCAACCTCCTTTTCGAAGCTGGTTTACAGGTTTTTCATCTACGTAAAGAAAATGTTGATGAGGCAGCTTACCGGAAGATCATTGAAGGGATTTCACCCGAATATCATTCACGGATTGCTTTGCATCATTTCCATTCGCTTGCCAAAGATTACAATATCAATCGGATCCACCATACCGAAAGTTTCAGGAAGGAAAGGAATAATGGGGAATTGCCAGAAAACAAAATCTTCAGCACTTCTATCCACCACCTGGCTGATAGGGAACAGATCGGGCAATATGATTATAGTTTCTTTGGTCCGGTGTTTAACAGCCTTTCCAAGCCTGGTTATCAGGGCGTAATTCCGCCAGATTTCCGTTTGGAAAAACAACAATCCACCCTTAAAATCATCGCACTTGGCGGCATCGGTTTAACCGAAATCGATCTGGTAAAAGAAATGAATTTCGATGGAGTTGCGCTATTGGGCAGCATCTGGAACGATCTTTCTCAGGCCCTGACTACGTTTAAAAAAGCCAGGGCTAAATGCCTTGCTTATACTCAAAATTTAACCATACAACAATGA
- the thiS gene encoding sulfur carrier protein ThiS, translating into MEVTINNQNYLLNEACSIEQMLTAVISTETNGIAIAVNQTIISKSVWDTYLLNPGDQVILIKATQGG; encoded by the coding sequence ATGGAAGTAACTATAAACAATCAAAACTATCTGCTAAACGAGGCCTGTTCCATCGAACAAATGCTTACTGCTGTCATTTCAACGGAGACAAATGGCATTGCTATAGCCGTTAACCAAACCATCATTTCCAAATCTGTTTGGGACACCTATCTATTAAACCCAGGCGATCAGGTTATACTCATTAAAGCCACGCAGGGAGGGTAA
- a CDS encoding lanthionine synthetase LanC family protein — protein sequence MEAVSKHLGKINTNMLLPEIIDLVNSHALNALPNFGVGHGKGGAILLNCLYARYTKNEIYYVAAERFLEAAFDDLNPSRYKSTLTSNYYLDIAEFGSLLIYLEKEGHIEEDYTSFKRQIDDLLAQRVKENIVERNFGMSKGAIGIGFYLINRASLSTVAKNAVLQIVNALDELKEGDEARGYFWTTHYFSEPRIYTGLAHGSAMVINFLSSVYEAGIEPEKCAELMRYGLKFLFQNRMNSQLFTSAFPLWVKQHEKIVNHCLVYGDIGTSYAIIRAAQILDEEDYLTEGTQIALETIKRKTKEETFLNDASVKYGVCSPCLIYNRIYEITRIEAFREASAYWQAQIPLYATGQNKYLGFKSFFFGEYDNAQLDLNFGLIGIALTIMQSTSDQYTINQFTWLH from the coding sequence ATGGAAGCAGTATCTAAGCACTTGGGAAAAATTAATACAAATATGCTCTTACCAGAAATTATTGATCTGGTAAACAGCCATGCACTCAATGCCCTGCCTAATTTTGGAGTGGGCCATGGCAAAGGCGGAGCCATTCTGTTAAACTGTTTATACGCAAGGTATACAAAAAACGAAATTTATTATGTAGCAGCCGAACGGTTTTTGGAAGCGGCCTTCGATGACCTTAACCCCTCCAGATATAAATCGACACTTACCTCAAACTATTATCTTGATATTGCCGAATTCGGCAGTCTTTTGATTTATTTAGAAAAAGAAGGGCACATAGAAGAAGATTATACCTCCTTTAAGCGGCAGATTGATGATTTATTGGCCCAAAGGGTGAAAGAAAATATAGTTGAACGCAACTTTGGGATGTCTAAAGGTGCCATTGGGATTGGTTTTTACCTCATAAACAGGGCTTCGTTATCAACTGTCGCTAAAAATGCGGTATTGCAGATCGTTAATGCACTTGATGAACTAAAAGAAGGTGATGAAGCAAGAGGATATTTCTGGACGACACACTATTTTAGCGAGCCTAGAATTTACACGGGTTTGGCCCACGGAAGTGCCATGGTGATCAACTTTTTATCTTCAGTTTATGAAGCGGGTATTGAACCTGAAAAATGTGCAGAATTAATGCGTTATGGTTTGAAATTTCTATTTCAGAACCGCATGAATAGCCAATTGTTTACCTCTGCTTTTCCACTATGGGTTAAACAGCATGAAAAAATAGTTAATCATTGCCTGGTTTACGGCGATATCGGTACTAGCTATGCCATCATCAGGGCAGCCCAAATTTTAGATGAGGAAGATTACCTGACAGAAGGTACCCAGATTGCCCTCGAAACAATTAAAAGAAAAACCAAAGAAGAAACCTTTTTAAACGATGCTTCTGTTAAGTATGGTGTGTGTTCGCCCTGCTTAATTTATAACAGGATTTACGAAATTACCCGAATCGAAGCTTTTAGGGAAGCTTCAGCTTATTGGCAGGCGCAGATCCCGTTATATGCCACCGGTCAGAATAAATATTTAGGTTTTAAATCCTTTTTCTTCGGCGAATACGATAATGCACAGCTCGATTTAAACTTCGGTCTAATTGGTATCGCCTTAACCATTATGCAATCCACTTCTGATCAGTATACGATCAATCAATTTACCTGGCTCCATTAA
- the moeB gene encoding HesA/MoeB/ThiF family protein has translation MLIKEELNRYNRQMILPELGLKGQEKLKAAKVLVIGAGGLGCPVLQYLTAAGAGKIGMVDDDMVELSNLHRQILYNHTDIGLSKAKTAATKLKLLNPHVDFTAYHERFTADNAIAICQDYELVIDCSDNFTTRYLINDTCVELGKTLIFGSILQFEGQVAVFNHNSGPNYRDLYPAPPSENINCVEGGIIGILPGIIGLYMANEAVKLICSIGETLAGKLMTVNALNNMVLVFKIAQGKQAEIVKAETTVSTSKEIDKTTLDQWLSESPDEIYLIDVREDYEHEEFNIGGVNISLYELTSSLKSIPKNKKVVCYCQTGQRSKMALQLLEGIYEGEVYSLTGKLL, from the coding sequence ATGTTAATAAAAGAAGAACTAAACCGTTACAACAGGCAGATGATTTTGCCTGAATTAGGCTTAAAAGGGCAAGAAAAGTTAAAAGCTGCCAAAGTATTGGTTATTGGTGCCGGTGGTTTAGGCTGTCCGGTATTGCAATATTTAACTGCAGCCGGGGCAGGAAAAATCGGAATGGTAGATGATGATATGGTAGAATTGAGTAACCTGCACCGGCAGATTTTATATAACCATACCGATATTGGCCTTTCGAAAGCAAAAACTGCTGCAACAAAGCTTAAGTTACTTAATCCGCACGTAGATTTCACTGCTTATCACGAACGTTTTACTGCTGATAACGCCATAGCTATTTGCCAGGATTATGAGCTGGTGATCGATTGTTCGGATAATTTTACCACCCGTTACCTGATAAACGATACCTGTGTAGAATTAGGTAAAACACTCATTTTTGGCTCTATTTTACAGTTCGAAGGTCAGGTGGCGGTATTTAACCATAACAGTGGGCCAAATTACAGGGATCTTTATCCTGCACCACCAAGCGAAAACATCAACTGTGTAGAAGGTGGAATAATCGGCATTTTACCCGGAATAATAGGTTTGTATATGGCCAATGAAGCAGTTAAACTGATCTGCAGCATTGGCGAAACTTTAGCCGGTAAATTAATGACCGTCAATGCATTGAACAATATGGTGCTAGTATTTAAAATCGCACAAGGAAAACAAGCCGAAATAGTTAAAGCTGAAACTACAGTGAGCACCTCAAAAGAAATCGATAAAACAACTTTAGATCAATGGCTTTCAGAATCTCCTGATGAAATCTATTTAATTGATGTTCGGGAAGATTATGAACATGAGGAATTTAATATTGGCGGAGTAAATATTTCCTTATATGAATTAACATCATCCCTGAAAAGTATCCCAAAGAACAAAAAAGTAGTGTGTTATTGCCAAACCGGACAACGGAGCAAAATGGCCTTGCAATTATTGGAAGGGATTTATGAAGGGGAAGTTTATAGTTTAACCGGTAAACTGTTGTAA
- a CDS encoding class I lanthipeptide — MKKVKLSNKVQLEKEIISELSEDQLKEVEGGNAIEFSCWADSCNRPIKGEQDAISD, encoded by the coding sequence ATGAAAAAGGTAAAGTTATCAAATAAAGTGCAATTAGAGAAAGAAATTATTTCAGAACTAAGTGAAGATCAGCTAAAAGAGGTTGAGGGCGGTAATGCCATCGAATTTTCTTGTTGGGCAGATTCCTGCAATAGGCCCATTAAAGGAGAACAGGACGCTATTAGCGATTAA
- a CDS encoding response regulator: protein MKFSCIILDDEPLAQEQVEAYISQCDELVLLGKVTSMQGLECLLNIHKADILFVDIKFRGGDINQIAKLKIKDYIIIVITALSHKHLDEYNLKFARDILFKPFSLESFKESLNKVIPLKALK, encoded by the coding sequence ATGAAATTCAGCTGCATAATACTAGATGACGAACCACTTGCCCAGGAGCAGGTAGAAGCATATATTTCGCAATGCGATGAGCTTGTTTTATTGGGAAAAGTAACCAGCATGCAGGGCTTAGAATGCCTTTTGAACATACATAAGGCCGATATTTTATTTGTGGACATCAAATTTAGAGGGGGCGACATTAATCAGATTGCAAAACTCAAGATTAAAGACTATATTATAATCGTTATTACGGCACTCTCTCACAAACATTTAGACGAGTATAATTTAAAGTTTGCCCGGGATATATTGTTTAAACCATTTTCTCTTGAGAGTTTTAAAGAAAGCCTTAATAAAGTTATTCCACTTAAAGCTTTAAAATAA
- the thiC gene encoding phosphomethylpyrimidine synthase ThiC: protein MKQEKTPNQEVISRSPFPASRKIFVSGKIHDIQVAMREISLTETKIHNGFGLTEPNPPVTVYDTSGPYTDPNTVIDVRKGLPRLREQWIKDRQDVTQLDQLSSAYGQQRLADDKLDALRFNYTTKPYKAQPGANVSQMHYAKKGIITAEMEYIAIRENQQIELLNAQLGDQHEVMNHQHQGNSFGANTPKGYITPEFVRDEVAAGRAVIPCNINHPELEPMIIGRNFLVKINANIGNSAVTSTIEEEVEKAVWACRWGADTIMDLSTGKNIHETREWIIRNSPVPIGTVPIYQALEKVNGKAEDLTWEIFRDTLIEQAEQGVDYFTIHAGVLLRYVPLTAKRITGIVSRGGSIMAKWCLAHHKENFLYTHFEEICEIMKAYDVAFSLGDGLRPGCIADANDAAQFSELETLGELTKIAWKHDVQTIIEGPGHVPMHLIKANMEKQLEHCGEAPFYTLGPLTIDIAPGYDHITSAIGAAMIGWFGTAMLCYVTPKEHLGLPNKKDVKDGVITYKIAAHAADLAKGHPGAQYRDNALSKARFEFRWEDQFNLSLDPDTAKEFHDETLPAEGAKIAHFCSMCGPNFCSMKITQDVREYAAKQGVAADEALAKGMEEKSKEFTEKGSEIYS, encoded by the coding sequence ATGAAACAAGAAAAAACACCAAACCAGGAAGTCATCAGTCGCAGCCCATTTCCGGCATCACGCAAAATATTTGTATCCGGAAAAATCCACGATATCCAGGTGGCCATGCGCGAAATCAGTTTAACCGAAACGAAAATCCACAATGGATTTGGTTTAACAGAACCCAATCCACCCGTAACCGTGTATGATACCAGTGGCCCTTACACCGATCCAAATACGGTTATTGATGTACGGAAAGGGCTTCCACGCTTAAGGGAACAATGGATTAAAGACAGGCAGGATGTTACGCAGCTTGATCAACTGTCTTCTGCTTATGGGCAACAACGCCTTGCAGATGATAAACTTGATGCTTTGCGTTTTAATTATACCACTAAACCTTATAAAGCCCAACCTGGTGCCAATGTATCGCAAATGCATTATGCAAAAAAAGGCATCATTACGGCCGAAATGGAATACATTGCCATTAGGGAAAATCAGCAGATCGAATTGTTGAATGCACAATTGGGCGATCAGCACGAGGTCATGAACCATCAGCATCAGGGTAATAGTTTTGGTGCCAATACCCCAAAAGGATACATCACGCCGGAATTTGTGCGGGATGAAGTGGCCGCCGGACGAGCGGTAATCCCTTGCAACATTAACCACCCTGAGTTGGAACCGATGATTATCGGCCGTAATTTCCTGGTGAAAATTAATGCCAACATTGGCAATTCCGCGGTTACCTCTACCATTGAAGAAGAAGTAGAAAAAGCTGTTTGGGCCTGCCGTTGGGGTGCAGATACCATTATGGACCTTTCTACAGGGAAAAATATCCACGAAACCCGCGAATGGATTATCCGCAATTCGCCAGTACCCATCGGTACCGTTCCGATTTATCAGGCCCTGGAAAAAGTAAACGGCAAAGCCGAAGACCTGACCTGGGAAATCTTCCGCGATACCTTAATTGAGCAGGCCGAACAAGGCGTTGATTATTTTACCATTCATGCCGGGGTACTGCTTCGTTATGTGCCCTTAACCGCTAAAAGAATTACTGGAATTGTTTCCCGTGGCGGATCGATCATGGCCAAATGGTGTTTGGCGCATCACAAGGAAAACTTCTTGTACACGCATTTCGAAGAAATCTGTGAGATCATGAAAGCTTACGATGTAGCTTTCTCTTTAGGTGATGGTTTAAGGCCGGGCTGTATTGCCGATGCCAACGATGCGGCACAGTTTTCGGAGCTCGAAACCTTAGGGGAACTCACTAAAATAGCCTGGAAACACGATGTACAGACCATTATCGAGGGACCTGGCCACGTGCCGATGCACCTGATCAAAGCCAATATGGAAAAGCAACTCGAGCATTGTGGTGAAGCGCCTTTTTATACATTAGGTCCTTTAACCATAGATATTGCGCCAGGCTACGATCACATTACCTCGGCCATTGGCGCTGCCATGATTGGCTGGTTTGGAACAGCGATGTTGTGTTATGTTACACCAAAAGAACATTTAGGCTTGCCGAATAAAAAAGATGTGAAAGATGGTGTAATTACCTATAAAATTGCAGCGCATGCCGCCGATCTGGCCAAAGGTCACCCCGGTGCGCAATACCGCGATAACGCTTTGAGTAAAGCGAGGTTCGAGTTTAGGTGGGAGGATCAGTTTAATTTATCGCTCGATCCGGATACGGCAAAAGAATTCCATGATGAGACCTTGCCGGCAGAAGGCGCCAAGATTGCGCATTTCTGCTCAATGTGCGGGCCAAATTTCTGTTCGATGAAAATTACACAGGATGTGCGCGAGTATGCTGCAAAACAAGGCGTAGCCGCAGATGAGGCTTTGGCCAAAGGCATGGAGGAAAAATCTAAAGAGTTTACCGAAAAAGGAAGCGAAATTTATTCTTAG
- a CDS encoding thiamine phosphate synthase codes for MIQHLQYISQTPETGTHIDAIEQVLQAGGKWIQLRIKNKAEAEILPFAKAAQALCENYGAKLIINDYPHLAKAVNSYGVHLGLQDMPVPEARKIIGKHQIIGGTANTFEHIRQRVAEGADYIGLGPFRFTRTKENLSPIVGLEGYQKLMERVKKAGISTPIIAIGGIESADIPAILETGIYGIAISAALTNQTQMAAVLEEINSKFSIHSI; via the coding sequence ATGATTCAGCACTTACAATATATCTCGCAAACCCCTGAAACAGGCACCCATATCGATGCCATTGAGCAGGTGCTCCAGGCCGGTGGAAAGTGGATCCAGCTCCGCATTAAAAACAAAGCCGAAGCCGAAATCCTTCCTTTTGCAAAAGCTGCGCAAGCCTTATGCGAAAATTATGGTGCCAAACTGATTATAAACGATTATCCGCATCTGGCAAAAGCCGTAAATAGTTATGGCGTGCATTTAGGCCTGCAGGATATGCCTGTACCCGAAGCCAGAAAAATTATCGGTAAACACCAGATTATCGGAGGTACCGCGAATACTTTCGAACATATCCGGCAAAGGGTAGCTGAAGGAGCCGATTATATCGGTTTGGGCCCATTCAGGTTTACCCGCACAAAAGAAAACCTGAGTCCGATTGTAGGGCTGGAAGGTTACCAAAAATTGATGGAGCGGGTAAAAAAAGCTGGGATCAGCACCCCCATTATAGCCATTGGCGGTATCGAATCAGCAGATATTCCGGCTATACTCGAAACCGGAATTTACGGAATCGCCATCTCGGCGGCACTCACCAACCAAACACAAATGGCCGCGGTTCTTGAAGAAATCAACAGTAAATTCAGTATTCATTCGATTTAA